From Streptomyces sp. NBC_01754, a single genomic window includes:
- a CDS encoding cysteine desulfurase family protein, producing MAYLDHAATTPMLPEAIAAMTAHLGVTGNASSLHAAGRRARRTVEESRETLAESLGARPSEVVLTSGGTEADNLAVKGLYWARRDADPRRTRVLASPVEHHAVLDAVDWLAGHEGARVEYLPVDRYGRVHPDALREALARDPDDVAMITVMWANNEIGTVMPVQDLTEVAREFGVPMHADAVQAFGQLDVDFARSGLAAMTVSGHKIGGPFGVGALLLGRDQTPVPVLHGGGQERHVRSGTLDVPAVAAFSVAGGLAAERREDFATEVGALRDSLVDAVRHAVPDAVLGGDPAPGGRLPANAHFTFPGCEGDSLLLLLDAQGIECSTGSACTAGIAQPSHVLLATGTDPDLARGTLRFSLGHTSTKRDVDDLARAIGPAVERARAAGLS from the coding sequence ATGGCCTACCTCGACCACGCCGCGACCACGCCGATGCTTCCGGAGGCGATCGCGGCGATGACCGCGCACCTCGGCGTCACCGGCAACGCGTCCTCCCTGCACGCCGCCGGGCGGCGTGCCCGCCGTACCGTCGAGGAGTCGCGGGAGACCCTCGCCGAGTCGCTCGGCGCCCGCCCCAGCGAGGTGGTCCTCACCTCCGGCGGCACCGAGGCCGACAACCTCGCCGTGAAGGGCCTGTACTGGGCCCGCCGCGACGCCGACCCCCGGCGTACCCGGGTCCTGGCCAGTCCCGTGGAACACCACGCCGTCCTGGACGCCGTGGACTGGCTCGCCGGACACGAGGGCGCCAGGGTCGAGTACCTCCCCGTGGACCGGTACGGGCGCGTCCACCCGGACGCCCTGCGCGAGGCGCTCGCCCGCGATCCGGACGACGTCGCGATGATCACCGTGATGTGGGCCAACAACGAGATCGGCACCGTCATGCCGGTCCAGGACCTGACCGAGGTCGCCCGGGAGTTCGGCGTACCGATGCACGCGGACGCGGTGCAGGCGTTCGGGCAGCTGGACGTCGACTTCGCCCGTTCCGGGCTGGCGGCGATGACGGTCAGCGGGCACAAGATCGGCGGGCCGTTCGGCGTCGGCGCCCTGCTCCTCGGCCGAGACCAGACCCCCGTCCCCGTGCTGCACGGCGGCGGACAGGAGCGGCATGTGCGTTCGGGCACCCTGGACGTCCCCGCCGTGGCGGCCTTCTCGGTGGCCGGAGGGCTCGCCGCCGAGCGCCGGGAGGACTTCGCCACCGAGGTCGGGGCGCTCCGCGACTCGCTGGTCGACGCCGTGCGGCACGCCGTACCCGACGCCGTACTCGGCGGCGATCCCGCGCCCGGCGGGCGGCTCCCCGCCAACGCCCACTTCACCTTCCCCGGCTGCGAGGGCGACTCCCTCCTGCTGCTGCTCGACGCCCAGGGCATCGAATGCTCCACCGGTTCGGCCTGTACGGCGGGGATCGCCCAGCCCAGCCATGTGCTGCTGGCCACCGGCACCGACCCCGACCTGGCCCGGGGCACCCTGCGCTTCTCGCTCGGCCACACCTCGACGAAGCGGGACGTCGACGACCTCGCCCGCGCCATCGGGCCGGCCGTGGAACGCGCCAGGGCGGCGGGGCTCAGCTAG
- a CDS encoding N-acetylmuramoyl-L-alanine amidase, giving the protein MGTNSNAGPPGRGPGHGISRRTLLIGGGAAVVGGGALASEQIRRLWWRVPGVDRPRVPGELDYADARWIAASEGNWRRADRPGDYDVDRVIIHVTQGSYASAVKVFQDPAHRAATHYIVGQDGRVTQMIRELDVAFHAGNRSFNERSVGIEHEGFVDRPQDFTAAMYGASARLTASICARYGIPVDREHIIGHIEVPGADHTDPGPHWDWKRYLKLVRAASTGPSAGPPS; this is encoded by the coding sequence ATGGGGACCAACAGCAACGCCGGGCCGCCGGGCAGGGGCCCCGGACACGGCATCAGCAGACGCACTCTGCTCATCGGCGGTGGCGCGGCCGTCGTGGGCGGCGGCGCGCTGGCCTCGGAGCAGATCCGGCGCCTGTGGTGGCGGGTGCCCGGGGTGGACAGACCGCGCGTGCCCGGTGAGCTGGACTACGCGGACGCACGGTGGATCGCGGCCTCCGAGGGCAACTGGCGGCGGGCCGACCGCCCCGGCGACTACGACGTGGACCGGGTGATCATCCATGTCACGCAGGGCAGCTACGCGAGCGCGGTCAAGGTCTTCCAGGACCCGGCGCACCGTGCGGCGACGCACTACATCGTGGGTCAGGACGGCCGGGTGACACAGATGATCCGCGAGCTGGACGTGGCCTTCCACGCCGGGAACCGCTCCTTCAACGAGCGCAGCGTCGGCATCGAGCACGAGGGCTTCGTCGACCGCCCCCAGGACTTCACGGCGGCGATGTACGGGGCGTCGGCGCGGCTGACGGCCTCCATATGCGCCCGGTACGGCATCCCGGTGGACCGCGAGCACATCATCGGGCACATCGAGGTGCCGGGCGCCGACCACACGGATCCCGGACCGCACTGGGACTGGAAGCGCTACCTGAAACTGGTGCGCGCGGCGTCCACCGGACCGTCCGCCGGGCCCCCTAGCTGA
- the mnmA gene encoding tRNA 2-thiouridine(34) synthase MnmA, giving the protein MTQISQRPLRVLAAMSGGVDSAVAAARAAEAGHDVTGVHLALSANPQSFRTGARGCCTIEDSRDARRAADVIGIPFYVWDLAERFREDVVEDFVAEYEAGRTPNPCLRCNEKIKFAALLDKALALGFDAVCTGHYATVVLNEDGSRELHRASDMAKDQSYVLGVLDEKQLAHAMFPLGDTLTTKDEIRAEAERRGLAVAKKPDSHDICFIADGDTQGFLASRLGGPAEGDIVDEAGAKVGTHEGAFGFTIGQRKGLRIGHPAPDGKPRYVLDISPVNNTVTVGPVEALDVTALTAIRPRWCGTAPSGPGTYTAQLRAHGGETEVTAELVDGTLNVSFAEPARGVAPGQAVVLYDGTRVVGSATIATTARRETAAASPGRPGR; this is encoded by the coding sequence ATGACTCAGATCTCCCAGCGCCCCCTCCGTGTGCTCGCCGCCATGTCGGGCGGTGTCGACTCCGCCGTCGCGGCGGCCCGCGCCGCCGAGGCAGGCCACGACGTGACCGGTGTGCACCTCGCCCTCTCCGCGAACCCGCAGTCCTTCCGGACCGGCGCGCGGGGCTGTTGCACCATCGAGGACTCCCGCGACGCCCGCCGCGCGGCCGACGTCATCGGTATCCCGTTCTACGTCTGGGACCTGGCGGAACGCTTCCGCGAGGACGTCGTGGAGGACTTCGTCGCGGAGTACGAGGCGGGACGCACCCCCAACCCGTGTCTGCGGTGCAACGAGAAGATCAAGTTCGCCGCGCTCCTCGACAAGGCGCTGGCCCTGGGCTTCGACGCCGTCTGCACCGGCCACTACGCCACCGTCGTCCTGAACGAGGACGGCAGCCGGGAGCTGCACCGCGCCTCGGACATGGCCAAGGACCAGAGCTACGTGCTCGGCGTCCTGGACGAGAAGCAGCTGGCCCACGCGATGTTCCCGCTCGGCGACACCCTCACCACCAAGGACGAGATCCGGGCCGAGGCGGAGCGCCGGGGCCTCGCCGTCGCCAAGAAGCCCGACAGCCACGACATCTGCTTCATCGCCGACGGCGACACCCAGGGTTTCCTCGCGAGCCGCCTCGGCGGACCGGCCGAGGGCGACATCGTCGACGAGGCGGGGGCGAAGGTCGGCACCCACGAGGGCGCCTTCGGCTTCACCATCGGCCAGCGCAAGGGCCTGCGCATCGGCCACCCGGCCCCGGACGGCAAGCCGAGGTACGTGCTGGACATCTCACCGGTGAACAACACCGTGACGGTCGGACCGGTGGAGGCCCTCGACGTCACGGCCCTCACCGCCATCAGACCCCGCTGGTGCGGCACCGCCCCGTCCGGGCCCGGTACGTACACCGCGCAGCTGCGGGCCCACGGCGGCGAGACGGAGGTCACGGCGGAGCTGGTCGACGGCACGCTGAACGTCTCCTTCGCCGAACCCGCACGGGGCGTGGCCCCCGGCCAGGCGGTCGTGCTCTACGACGGCACCCGGGTCGTCGGCTCGGCCACCATCGCGACGACGGCACGGCGGGAGACGGCGGCGGCTTCGCCCGGGCGCCCCGGCCGGTGA
- a CDS encoding alpha/beta fold hydrolase — MDKTLSRDGTPIAYRRRGDGPPVVLVGGALSTAVDQEPLAALLERRFTVLTYDRRGRGASGETGPYAVRREIEDLAAVVAPAGRRVSVFGMLTGGALALEAHAAGVPMARLAVYEPPYTPGAAGRLYKARCGTRLHELLSDGDLAGAVALYLSRTGVPEPTIARMRHDPLWAGLEATAHTLAYDDALLGTGAVPGERFAGVTARTLVVTGGFSTAQAHESTRALAAAVPRARHRTLTGQTRELAPQAIAPVLTDFFTRDVCAHLAS, encoded by the coding sequence ATGGACAAGACTCTCTCCCGTGACGGCACGCCCATCGCGTATCGCCGCCGGGGCGACGGACCGCCGGTGGTCCTGGTCGGCGGGGCGCTGAGCACCGCGGTCGACCAGGAGCCGCTGGCGGCGCTGCTGGAGCGGCGCTTCACGGTCCTCACGTACGACCGGCGGGGGCGCGGCGCCAGTGGGGAAACGGGGCCGTACGCGGTGCGCCGCGAGATCGAGGACCTGGCGGCGGTGGTCGCGCCGGCGGGCCGGCGGGTGTCGGTGTTCGGCATGCTGACGGGCGGCGCGCTGGCGCTGGAGGCGCACGCGGCGGGGGTGCCCATGGCCCGGCTCGCGGTCTACGAGCCGCCGTACACCCCCGGGGCCGCCGGCCGGCTGTACAAGGCGCGGTGCGGGACCCGGCTGCACGAGCTGCTGTCGGACGGCGACCTGGCGGGGGCCGTGGCGCTGTACCTGTCCCGGACAGGCGTCCCGGAGCCGACGATCGCCCGGATGCGCCACGACCCCCTGTGGGCCGGTCTGGAGGCGACGGCGCACACCCTCGCGTACGACGACGCGCTCCTGGGCACCGGGGCGGTCCCCGGGGAGCGGTTCGCCGGTGTGACGGCGCGCACCCTGGTGGTGACCGGCGGATTCAGCACCGCGCAGGCCCACGAGTCGACGCGCGCCCTCGCGGCGGCGGTCCCCCGGGCCCGGCACCGCACCCTGACCGGACAGACCCGGGAGCTGGCGCCGCAGGCGATCGCCCCGGTGCTGACGGACTTCTTCACCCGGGACGTGTGCGCGCACCTGGCGTCCTGA
- a CDS encoding DUF427 domain-containing protein has translation MRDMQGHRITVEPGTEHVRAIRDGRVLAESHRPLVLRETGCPVRYYLPPEDVRTELLTPSGTHTHCPFKGDASYWSLPGAADLVWAYPEPKEQVAAIRDHFCFYDTEVIPDRP, from the coding sequence ATGAGGGACATGCAAGGACACCGCATCACCGTCGAGCCCGGTACCGAACACGTGCGCGCGATCCGGGACGGCCGGGTGCTCGCCGAGAGCCACCGCCCGCTCGTCCTGCGCGAGACGGGCTGCCCGGTCCGCTACTACCTGCCGCCCGAGGACGTGCGTACGGAGCTGCTGACACCGTCCGGGACGCACACGCACTGCCCGTTCAAGGGGGACGCGTCCTACTGGTCGCTCCCCGGGGCGGCCGACCTCGTCTGGGCCTACCCGGAGCCGAAGGAACAGGTCGCCGCGATCCGTGACCACTTCTGCTTCTACGACACGGAGGTGATCCCTGACCGGCCGTGA
- a CDS encoding TIGR00730 family Rossman fold protein — MNICVFLSAADLDDRYTVPAREFAELMGRGGHTLVWGGSESGLMKVVADGVQEAGGRLVGVSVDFLAAKARTNADEMVIAKDLAERKALLLEKSDAIVIMVGGTGTLDEATEILELKKHGKHTKPVVLLNTAGFYDGLRGQFQRMEDEGFLPVPLTELVLFAEDGVGALAHLEESAGLR, encoded by the coding sequence ATGAACATCTGCGTCTTCCTCTCCGCCGCCGACCTCGACGACCGTTACACCGTGCCCGCGCGTGAGTTCGCCGAACTGATGGGCAGGGGCGGCCACACCCTGGTCTGGGGAGGGTCGGAGAGCGGGCTGATGAAGGTCGTCGCCGATGGGGTGCAGGAGGCCGGCGGGCGGCTCGTGGGCGTGTCGGTGGACTTCCTCGCCGCCAAGGCGCGGACGAACGCGGACGAGATGGTCATAGCCAAGGACCTCGCCGAGCGCAAGGCGCTGCTCCTGGAGAAGTCCGACGCGATCGTGATCATGGTGGGCGGCACCGGGACGCTCGACGAGGCCACGGAGATCCTTGAGCTGAAGAAGCACGGCAAGCACACCAAGCCGGTCGTTCTGCTGAACACCGCGGGCTTCTACGACGGCCTGCGCGGGCAGTTCCAGCGGATGGAGGACGAGGGCTTCCTGCCGGTGCCCCTCACCGAGCTGGTCCTCTTCGCCGAGGACGGCGTGGGCGCCCTCGCCCACCTGGAGGAGTCCGCAGGACTGCGGTGA
- a CDS encoding SDR family oxidoreductase, translating into MATHLITGAGSGIGAAVARLLLERGDELVLLARDAGRAKELAALHPGARTLVGDLGNPDRLSWAFGQQPMPERLDSLLHIAGVVELGRIGELTPKSWHFQLNANLIAPAELTRLLLPQLRAGQGHVVFVNSGAGLAAHAEWGAYAASKHGLKALADSLRHEEHGNGVRVTSVYPGRTASPMQAKVHQQEGKEYDASRWMDPESVATTILLALDLPRDAEINDLTVRPGR; encoded by the coding sequence ATGGCTACTCATCTCATCACCGGCGCCGGCTCCGGTATCGGCGCGGCCGTCGCCCGCCTTCTTCTGGAGCGCGGCGACGAGCTCGTGCTGCTGGCCCGCGACGCGGGCCGTGCCAAGGAGCTCGCCGCGCTCCACCCGGGGGCCCGCACGCTCGTCGGGGACCTCGGCAACCCCGACCGGCTCTCCTGGGCGTTCGGCCAGCAGCCGATGCCCGAGCGGCTCGACTCACTCCTGCACATCGCGGGTGTCGTCGAGCTGGGCCGGATCGGCGAGCTGACGCCCAAGTCCTGGCACTTCCAGCTCAACGCCAACCTGATCGCCCCCGCCGAGCTGACCCGGCTGCTGCTGCCGCAGCTGCGGGCCGGCCAGGGGCACGTCGTCTTCGTGAACTCGGGCGCCGGGCTCGCCGCGCACGCCGAGTGGGGCGCCTACGCCGCGAGCAAGCACGGGCTGAAGGCCCTCGCCGACTCGCTGCGCCACGAGGAGCACGGCAACGGCGTCCGGGTCACCTCCGTCTACCCGGGGCGCACCGCGAGCCCCATGCAGGCCAAGGTCCACCAGCAGGAGGGCAAGGAGTACGACGCCTCCCGCTGGATGGACCCGGAATCGGTCGCCACCACGATCCTGCTGGCGCTCGACCTCCCCCGAGACGCCGAGATCAACGACCTGACGGTCCGTCCCGGCCGCTGA
- a CDS encoding methionine synthase — translation MSEKSEFSAYGATGVGSMPGGDAREAAKTVVGSFADGQGLPYLAELPARGPGADMIGRTVGLLEEMYGHVEPSGWRISDRPGRDTRRARSWLGEDLDALEEFTQGYEGLLKVQAVGPWTLAAHLELRGGEAMVADPGACRDLAGSLAEGLRGHLAEVRRRVPGAEVVLQLDEPSLTAVLRGRVRSASGYRTYRAVDRQVAEGALRDLLAVNGGGPTTVHSCAPEVPFALLRRAGAGSVSLDFSLLTEREEEEIGEAVESGTQLLLGVVPSLEAASTPLSDPGGSVMGVRTLWNRLGLNPGTLTESVVITPSCGLAGASPAYARAALAHCVRAARSLADNPE, via the coding sequence GTGAGCGAGAAGAGCGAGTTCAGCGCATACGGAGCCACCGGCGTCGGGTCCATGCCGGGAGGGGACGCCCGGGAGGCCGCCAAGACCGTCGTCGGGTCCTTCGCCGACGGGCAGGGGCTGCCGTATCTGGCGGAGCTGCCGGCCCGCGGGCCCGGTGCCGACATGATCGGGCGGACCGTCGGACTACTGGAGGAGATGTACGGCCACGTCGAGCCCAGCGGCTGGCGGATCAGCGACCGCCCCGGCCGCGACACCCGCCGGGCCCGCTCCTGGCTCGGTGAGGACCTCGACGCCCTGGAGGAGTTCACCCAGGGCTACGAGGGGCTGCTCAAGGTCCAGGCCGTCGGGCCCTGGACCCTGGCGGCCCACCTGGAACTGCGCGGCGGCGAGGCGATGGTCGCCGACCCCGGGGCCTGCCGCGACCTGGCCGGGTCGCTGGCCGAAGGGCTGCGCGGACACCTCGCCGAGGTCCGGCGCAGGGTCCCCGGCGCCGAGGTCGTCCTCCAGCTCGACGAACCCTCCCTCACCGCCGTACTGCGAGGACGCGTCAGGTCCGCGAGCGGCTACCGCACCTACCGGGCCGTGGACCGCCAGGTGGCAGAAGGGGCCCTGCGCGATCTGCTGGCGGTCAACGGCGGCGGGCCGACGACCGTTCACTCCTGCGCCCCCGAGGTCCCCTTCGCCCTGCTGCGCCGCGCCGGGGCCGGATCCGTCTCCTTGGACTTCTCGCTGCTCACCGAGCGTGAGGAGGAGGAGATCGGGGAAGCCGTCGAGAGCGGCACCCAGCTCCTGCTCGGCGTCGTCCCCTCCCTCGAAGCCGCCTCGACGCCGTTGTCGGACCCGGGCGGTAGCGTCATGGGGGTCAGGACGCTGTGGAACAGGCTGGGGCTGAATCCGGGGACTCTCACCGAGTCCGTGGTGATCACCCCGTCCTGCGGGCTGGCGGGCGCGTCACCCGCCTACGCGCGGGCCGCTCTCGCGCACTGCGTCCGGGCCGCGAGGTCACTCGCGGACAACCCTGAGTAG
- the ligA gene encoding NAD-dependent DNA ligase LigA: MAGEQQVQGLTGVSAEARERHALLAEQIEEHRFRYYVKDQPVVSDAEFDRLMRELEAVEDENPQLRTPDSPTQKVAGPYTTEFTSVEHRERMLSLDNAFDGEELAAWAERVAKDVGRPGHHFLCELKVDGLAVNLTYEHGRLTRAATRGDGRTGEDITPNIRTIAEIPHRLAGDRIPALVEIRGEVYFPMEAFEGLNARLVEAGDKPFANPRNAAAGSLRQKDPKVTATRPLRMVVHGIGAREGLDIDRLSEAYDLLRDWGLPTARHNKVVDSLDGVREFIRYFGENRHSVEHEIDGVVVKLDEIPLQGRLGSTSRAPRWAIAWKYAPEEVNTKLVNIRVGVGRTGRVTPYAQVEPVEVAGSEVEFATLHNQNVVKAKGVLIGDTVVLRKAGDVIPEILGPVVDLRDGSEREFVMPADCPECGTPLRPMKEGDVDLRCPNARSCPAQLRERVAYLAGRKCLDIDHFGYVAAAALTRPLEPSEPPLRDEGDLFSLTVDQLLPIRAYVLDPDSGLPKRDPKTGEEKIATVFANQQGEPKKNTLALLDGIAAAKQAPLARILTGLSIRHVGPVAAVELARQFRSVDRIDEASEEELAAADGVGAIIAASVKQWFAEDWHREILRKWREAGVRTEDEGAGEDEGPRPLEGLTVVVTGTLASHTRDGAKEALQSLGAKVTGSVSKKTSFVVVGENPGSKYDKAMQVKVPVLDEGGFAVLLEQGPDAAREAAVPVPAAEV; encoded by the coding sequence ATGGCCGGCGAACAGCAGGTGCAGGGGCTGACAGGAGTGTCCGCCGAGGCGCGGGAGCGGCACGCGCTCCTGGCCGAGCAGATCGAGGAACACCGCTTCCGGTACTACGTGAAGGACCAGCCGGTCGTCAGCGACGCCGAGTTCGACCGGCTGATGCGCGAGCTGGAGGCCGTCGAGGACGAGAACCCGCAGCTGCGCACCCCCGACTCACCGACCCAGAAGGTCGCCGGGCCGTACACGACGGAGTTCACCTCCGTCGAGCACCGCGAGCGGATGCTGTCGCTGGACAACGCCTTCGACGGCGAGGAGCTCGCCGCCTGGGCCGAGCGGGTCGCCAAGGACGTCGGCCGCCCCGGCCACCACTTCCTCTGCGAGCTCAAGGTCGACGGCCTCGCCGTCAACCTCACGTACGAGCACGGCAGGCTGACCCGCGCGGCCACCCGCGGCGACGGCCGCACCGGCGAGGACATCACCCCCAACATCCGTACGATCGCCGAGATCCCCCACCGTCTCGCCGGTGACCGGATCCCCGCCCTGGTCGAGATCCGCGGCGAGGTCTACTTCCCGATGGAGGCCTTCGAAGGCCTCAACGCCCGGCTGGTGGAGGCCGGTGACAAGCCCTTCGCCAACCCGCGCAACGCGGCGGCCGGTTCGCTGCGCCAGAAGGACCCCAAGGTCACCGCCACCCGCCCGCTGCGCATGGTGGTGCACGGCATCGGCGCCCGCGAGGGCCTCGACATCGACCGGCTCTCCGAGGCGTACGACCTGCTGCGCGACTGGGGTCTGCCGACCGCCCGGCACAACAAGGTGGTGGACTCCCTCGACGGCGTACGGGAGTTCATCCGGTACTTCGGTGAGAACCGCCACTCGGTGGAGCACGAGATCGACGGTGTCGTCGTCAAGCTCGACGAGATCCCCCTCCAGGGCCGCCTGGGTTCGACCTCCCGCGCCCCGCGCTGGGCGATCGCCTGGAAGTACGCCCCCGAGGAGGTCAACACCAAGCTGGTGAACATCCGCGTCGGCGTCGGACGTACCGGCAGGGTCACGCCCTACGCCCAGGTCGAGCCGGTCGAGGTGGCGGGCTCCGAGGTCGAGTTCGCCACCCTGCACAACCAGAACGTGGTGAAGGCCAAGGGCGTCCTGATCGGTGACACGGTGGTCCTGCGCAAGGCCGGAGACGTCATCCCGGAGATCCTCGGCCCGGTCGTCGACCTCCGGGACGGCAGCGAACGGGAGTTCGTCATGCCCGCCGACTGCCCCGAGTGCGGGACACCCCTGCGCCCCATGAAGGAGGGCGACGTCGACCTCCGCTGCCCCAACGCGCGCTCCTGCCCGGCCCAGTTGCGGGAGCGGGTGGCCTACCTCGCCGGCCGGAAGTGCCTGGACATCGACCACTTCGGCTATGTGGCGGCGGCCGCCCTCACCCGGCCGCTGGAGCCCTCCGAGCCGCCGCTGCGGGACGAGGGGGACCTGTTCTCCCTGACGGTGGACCAGCTGCTGCCGATCCGGGCCTACGTCCTGGACCCGGACAGCGGACTGCCCAAGCGCGACCCGAAGACCGGCGAGGAGAAGATCGCGACGGTCTTCGCCAACCAGCAGGGCGAGCCGAAGAAGAACACCCTCGCCCTGCTGGACGGCATCGCCGCCGCCAAGCAGGCGCCGCTGGCCCGGATCCTCACGGGGCTGTCGATCCGCCATGTCGGCCCGGTGGCCGCCGTGGAGCTGGCCCGCCAGTTCCGGTCCGTCGACCGCATCGACGAGGCGTCCGAGGAGGAGCTGGCCGCCGCCGACGGCGTCGGGGCCATCATCGCGGCGTCGGTCAAGCAGTGGTTCGCCGAGGACTGGCACCGCGAGATCCTGCGCAAGTGGCGCGAGGCCGGGGTCCGGACGGAGGACGAGGGCGCCGGCGAGGACGAGGGGCCGCGACCCCTCGAAGGGCTCACCGTCGTCGTCACCGGCACGCTGGCCTCCCACACCAGGGACGGCGCGAAGGAGGCGCTGCAGAGCCTGGGGGCGAAGGTGACGGGATCCGTCTCGAAGAAGACCTCCTTCGTCGTGGTGGGGGAGAACCCCGGATCCAAGTACGACAAGGCGATGCAGGTGAAGGTGCCCGTCCTGGACGAGGGCGGGTTCGCCGTCCTCCTCGAACAGGGGCCGGACGCCGCCCGCGAGGCCGCCGTTCCCGTCCCCGCCGCCGAGGTCTGA